The nucleotide window CGAACGCCAGCGCCTCGTTGCAGCCGCCCGACAGACGCACCGACGGCCGCGTCAGCAGCGCCGAAAAAACCAGCAGGAAACCGGCGACCGTCAGCTTGGCCAGCGCCAGCAGCCACGCCATCTTCATCGTCGCGATCGCGCCAAGATGCAGATGATCGCTGATGAAGATCGCCACCGAGATGTTCGGCCGGTCGTACAGCGCGTTGATCGGCGACACGATCAGCCGGTACGCCACGATCAACCATGTCGGCGCGATATAGGCCGCCAGCAGAACGCCGTTCACCGAGCTGATCCGCCAATCCGTCTTCATCGCCGTGTCCCGCCAGCCAGAGCGCGCCGAATCTTCTGGCCGCGCCAACGAAGCTAACTTCAGGTTAACGCGGCACGGCAATGGAAACGTCTTGTTAAGGTTAACTTCGGCTTTCGGCTGTGGACGACGTCTGCGGCAGGTTCCACCGCGAAATCGGCATGAAATTTGCGTCAGCAGTCCACATGATGCCTGTTCTCACCCCGCCCCGCGCCTCGGCAGCGTTCCCGGGCCGCACCCACCGAATAGCCGCGACGCCCGGCCCGGTGCCGGTCGAACGGCGAAGGTGGAACGTTGGAATGCCGCTTTCATCCGACCACGACCCCACCGCGGACCTGAACCGGCGACCGACGCGGCACGCCCGATTTCACCCGTCGCATAGCGCCGGACTTCACCGCCAACTCATCGCGGCGAATGGAACCGCTAACTGCGGCATCGTCGTCCACAGGGAAGAAGGTTGTAACCGGCCGCTGTTGCCGCGATCGCGACCCACTGTTAGAAAATCGAAAAGCGAAGCGACGTTCCGGCTGCCGGGGCCCTCGCCGCATCGTGTGTGCAGCGAAAGCCGATCCGGATCGTTTGCACCGCAATATCCGCTTTCTCGAGTCCTGATCCTTCGAGTCCTCTGACCACGGCAGCGCATGGACTACTTCGCCCAGCAGCTCATCAACGGTCTCGTCCTCGGCTCCATCTACGGCCTGATCGCGATCGGCTATACGATGGTCTACGGCATCGTCGGCATGATCAATTTCGCCCATGGCGACATCTTCATGATCGGCGGTTTCATCGCTCTCATCAGCTTCCTGATCCTGGTGTCGTTCGGCCTCACCTTCGTGCCACTGATCCTGCTGGTGGTGCTGTTGGTGTCGATGGCGATCACCGCACTGTACGGCTGGACGGTGGAGCGCATCGCCTACCGACCCTTGCGACACTCGTTCCGCCTCGCCCCGATGCTGTCGGCGATCGGCATGTCGTTCGTGCTGATGAACTTCGCCCAGGTTTCGCAGGGCGCCCGCGTCAAGCCGGTTCCGCCGATCATCACCGGCGGCTACACGCTGCACGAGAGCGCCGACGGTTTCGTCGTGCGGCTGTCCAACGTGCAGATTCTGGTCGTGGTATCCACCATCGTGCTGCTGGCGATATTCACTTGGCTTGTGGCGAAGACCCGGCTCGGCCGCGACATGCGCGCGTGCGAGCAGGATCAGACCATGGCGGCACTGCTCGGCGTCAACGTGGACCGCACCATCTCGATGACCTTCGTGATCGGCGCCGCGCTCGCCTCGGTCGCCGGCATGATGTATCTGCTGTACTATGGCCTGGTGGACTTCTTCATGGGCTTCGTCGCCGGCATCAAGGCGTTTACGGCAGCCGTACTCGGCGGCATCGGCTCGCTGCCCGGCGCAATGCTCGGCGGCCTCCTGATCGGCCTGATCGAGACGTTCTGGTCGGCCTATTTCTCGGTCGAGTACAAGGACGTCGCGGCGTTCTCGATCCTGATCGTGGTGCTGATCTTCATGCCGACCGGCCTGCTCGGCCGGCCGGAAGTCGAAAAAGTCTGAGCGGGCGACGACGTGGCCAAACTCGCGCACGCCGTAGCCCCGA belongs to Rhodopseudomonas palustris and includes:
- a CDS encoding ABC transporter permease subunit gives rise to the protein MDYFAQQLINGLVLGSIYGLIAIGYTMVYGIVGMINFAHGDIFMIGGFIALISFLILVSFGLTFVPLILLVVLLVSMAITALYGWTVERIAYRPLRHSFRLAPMLSAIGMSFVLMNFAQVSQGARVKPVPPIITGGYTLHESADGFVVRLSNVQILVVVSTIVLLAIFTWLVAKTRLGRDMRACEQDQTMAALLGVNVDRTISMTFVIGAALASVAGMMYLLYYGLVDFFMGFVAGIKAFTAAVLGGIGSLPGAMLGGLLIGLIETFWSAYFSVEYKDVAAFSILIVVLIFMPTGLLGRPEVEKV